One Helianthus annuus cultivar XRQ/B chromosome 7, HanXRQr2.0-SUNRISE, whole genome shotgun sequence genomic region harbors:
- the LOC110942452 gene encoding uncharacterized protein LOC110942452, giving the protein MGKGDEYRPPDSTSGKWTNINKKCTNFQTVYQRTFAGWKSGSKDEYIIQAALVEYTDANGHFQYMRCWQILRHSPKWANISTLSGRSGNKRPSKRSKTNESGEPETPTSDTRDTELNEDIPDDEPVEELPRPPRRSKRAKKPESSSMSMGTDMSNAFSEINKRLQDIHELGTTDDLRRFQSNDKIEVKFDRLWIDLGDGFYG; this is encoded by the exons ATGGGTAAAGGAGACGAATATCGCCCACCGGACTCTACATCGGGCAAGTGGaccaatataaataaaaaatgcACGAACTTTCAAACCGTGTACCAACGCACGTTTGCCGGATGGAAAAGTGGAAGTAAGGACGAATACATTATACAAGCGGCATTGGTCGAGTATACGGATGCTAATGGCCATTTCCAGTACATGAGGTGTTGGCAAATCCTTCGCCATAGCCCCAAATGGGCCAACATATCTACTTTGAGTGGTCGTTCGGGAAATAAACGGCCGTCAAAGAGGTCCAAAACAAACGAGTCGGGTGAACCCGAAACGCCAACCTCCGACACTCGAGACACCGAGTTGAACGAGGATATTCCGGATGACGAGCCGGTGGAGGAGCTACCAAGACCGCCCAGAAGAAGTAAGCGAGCGAAAAAGCCCGAGTCGTCATCGATGTCTATGGGAACGGATATGAGTAACGCATTTTCGGAGATAAACAAGCGACTTCAAGACATACACGAACTCGGTACTACGGATGACCTTAGACGATTTCAGTCAAATGACAAGATAGAAGTTAAGTTTGAT AGGTTATGGATTGATTTGGGGGATGgattttatggctga